One part of the Streptomyces nigra genome encodes these proteins:
- a CDS encoding glycoside hydrolase family 15 protein — protein MHPCIEDYALIGDEQTAALVGRDGSVDWLCLPRFDSAACFAKLLGDEDNGHWRIAPKGVDGPCTRRAYRPDTLVLDTEWETADGAIRVTDLMPQRDGAPDLVRIVEGLRGRVTVHSALRLRFDYGAVMPWVRESHGHRVAVAGPDSVWLRSEPQVHTWGEDFGTHAEFTVEEGEKVAFVLTWHPSHRPRPALIDPYEALEASVRDWRAWAGQCRYDGPYRDAVVRSLITLKALTYRPTGGIVAAATTSLPEELGGVRNWDYRYCWLRDSTLTLNVGLSAGYREEAEAWRDWLLRAVAGDPADLQIMYGLAGERRLPEFEVPWLSGFRGSAPVRIGNEAVNQLQLDVYGEVMDTLALAREAGLPTEPHMWAIQVALVEWLRAHWQQPDEGLWEVRGGRRHFVHSKVMVWVAADRAVRTLEHNPQLDGDLEGWRAFRDEVHREVCERGYDAERNTFTQSYGSTELDAAVLLIPRVGFLPPDDPRVIGTIDAVRAELSQDGMLRRYSTEGRSVDGLPGSEGAFVACSFWLAEALHMAGRTKEARDLFDHLVGLANDVGLLAEEYDPVAGHQLGNFPQAFSHIGLVNTALALSGDGGAG, from the coding sequence GTGCACCCCTGTATCGAGGACTACGCCCTGATCGGCGACGAGCAGACGGCTGCCCTGGTCGGCAGGGACGGTTCGGTCGACTGGCTGTGCCTGCCCCGCTTCGACTCGGCCGCCTGCTTCGCCAAGCTGCTCGGCGACGAGGACAACGGCCACTGGCGGATCGCGCCGAAGGGCGTCGACGGGCCCTGTACCCGCCGCGCCTACCGCCCGGACACCCTGGTGCTGGACACCGAGTGGGAGACCGCGGACGGCGCGATCCGGGTCACCGATCTGATGCCCCAGCGCGACGGGGCCCCCGACCTCGTACGGATCGTCGAGGGCCTGCGCGGCCGGGTCACCGTGCACAGCGCCCTGCGGCTGCGCTTCGACTACGGCGCCGTGATGCCGTGGGTGCGCGAGTCCCACGGGCACCGGGTGGCCGTCGCCGGCCCGGACTCGGTCTGGCTGCGCAGCGAACCCCAGGTGCACACCTGGGGCGAGGACTTCGGCACCCACGCCGAGTTCACGGTCGAGGAGGGGGAGAAGGTCGCGTTCGTCCTGACCTGGCACCCCTCGCACCGCCCGCGGCCCGCGCTGATCGACCCGTACGAGGCGCTGGAGGCCAGCGTACGCGACTGGCGCGCCTGGGCGGGGCAGTGCCGCTACGACGGCCCCTACCGCGACGCCGTGGTCCGCTCCCTGATCACCCTGAAGGCGCTCACCTACCGGCCCACCGGCGGGATCGTCGCCGCCGCCACGACCTCGCTGCCCGAGGAGCTGGGCGGGGTGCGCAACTGGGACTACCGCTACTGCTGGCTGCGCGACTCCACTCTCACCCTGAACGTCGGCCTGTCGGCGGGCTACCGGGAGGAGGCCGAGGCGTGGCGCGACTGGCTGCTGCGCGCGGTCGCCGGCGACCCGGCCGACCTGCAGATCATGTACGGCCTCGCGGGTGAGCGGCGGCTGCCCGAGTTCGAGGTGCCCTGGCTGTCCGGCTTCCGCGGCTCCGCGCCCGTCCGCATCGGCAACGAGGCGGTCAACCAGCTCCAGCTCGACGTGTACGGCGAGGTCATGGACACCCTCGCGCTGGCCCGGGAGGCCGGCCTGCCCACCGAGCCGCACATGTGGGCGATCCAGGTGGCCCTGGTGGAGTGGCTGCGCGCGCACTGGCAACAGCCCGACGAGGGGCTGTGGGAGGTGCGGGGCGGCCGCCGGCACTTCGTGCACTCCAAGGTGATGGTGTGGGTGGCCGCGGACCGGGCGGTGCGCACGCTGGAGCACAACCCGCAGCTCGACGGCGACCTGGAGGGCTGGCGCGCGTTCCGCGACGAGGTGCACCGGGAGGTGTGCGAGCGCGGCTACGACGCCGAGCGCAACACCTTCACCCAGTCCTACGGCTCCACGGAGCTGGACGCCGCCGTGCTGCTCATCCCCCGCGTCGGCTTCCTGCCGCCGGACGACCCCCGGGTCATCGGCACGATCGACGCGGTACGCGCCGAGCTCAGCCAGGACGGGATGCTGCGCCGCTACAGCACCGAGGGGCGGTCCGTCGACGGGCTGCCGGGCAGCGAGGGCGCGTTCGTCGCCTGCTCCTTCTGGCTGGCGGAGGCCCTGCACATGGCGGGCCGGACCAAGGAGGCGCGCGACCTGTTCGACCATCTGGTGGGGCTCGCCAACGACGTGGGCCTGCTGGCCGAGGAGTACGACCCGGTCGCCGGGCACCAGCTGGGCAACTTCCCGCAGGCCTTCAGCCATATCGGCCTGGTGAACACCGCCCTCGCCCTGTCCGGGGACGGCGGGGCAGGATAG
- a CDS encoding SDR family oxidoreductase produces MDLGLKDRVYVVTGATRGLGKATARELVADGAKVVLTGRDEERAAAAAAELGPGAVGVAVDNADPGAPERLVAAAREAFGRFDGILVSVGGPPAGFVADNTDEQWQAAFESVFLGAVRLARTAAAELDEGGVIGFVLSGSVHEPIPGLTISNGLRPGLAGFAKSLSDELGPRGIRVVGLLPARIDTDRVRELDGLSADPEATRAANESRIPLRRYGRPEEFGRAAAFLLSPAASYLTGVMLPVDGGMRHGF; encoded by the coding sequence ATGGATCTTGGACTGAAGGACCGGGTGTACGTCGTCACGGGTGCCACGCGCGGCCTGGGCAAGGCGACCGCGCGAGAACTCGTGGCCGACGGCGCGAAGGTCGTCCTGACCGGCCGGGACGAGGAACGGGCCGCCGCGGCGGCCGCCGAACTGGGGCCGGGCGCCGTCGGCGTGGCCGTCGACAACGCCGACCCGGGGGCCCCGGAGCGGCTCGTCGCCGCCGCGCGCGAGGCGTTCGGCCGCTTCGACGGCATCCTCGTGAGCGTCGGCGGCCCGCCCGCCGGGTTCGTCGCGGACAACACGGACGAGCAGTGGCAGGCCGCGTTCGAGTCGGTGTTCCTGGGCGCGGTCCGCCTCGCGCGCACGGCGGCGGCCGAACTCGACGAGGGCGGTGTCATCGGGTTCGTGCTGTCGGGCTCGGTGCACGAGCCGATCCCGGGGCTGACCATCTCCAACGGGCTGCGGCCGGGCCTCGCCGGGTTCGCCAAGTCCCTGTCGGACGAGCTGGGTCCGCGCGGCATCCGCGTGGTGGGGCTGCTGCCGGCGCGGATCGACACCGACCGGGTGCGGGAGCTGGACGGCCTGTCCGCCGACCCGGAGGCCACCCGGGCGGCGAACGAGTCGCGGATCCCGCTGCGCCGCTACGGCCGTCCGGAGGAGTTCGGCCGGGCGGCGGCGTTCCTGCTGTCCCCGGCGGCCTCCTATCTGACGGGTGTCATGCTGCCGGTGGACGGCGGTATGCGGCACGGCTTCTGA
- the amaP gene encoding alkaline shock response membrane anchor protein AmaP: MRAVLRTVNRVLVGLVGLVLFLLGGSVFAVGLGAPAPSWWIHDDRHDVLLSDAERTRWRDDDWWWPVVIAALAVLVLLALWWLTANLRRRRLTEVLVDTGDGEGALLRGRALADALATEAAAQEGVQRARVHLRGRRTAPETRVRLRLEPHVDPGAALDTFTEGALAHARNSAGLASLPAEVRLRGVKHGAERVS, translated from the coding sequence GTGAGGGCCGTGCTCAGGACCGTGAACCGGGTGCTCGTCGGGCTCGTCGGACTCGTGCTGTTCCTGCTGGGCGGCTCGGTGTTCGCCGTCGGGCTGGGCGCGCCCGCGCCCTCCTGGTGGATCCACGACGACCGGCACGACGTGCTGCTCAGCGACGCGGAGCGGACCCGCTGGCGGGACGACGACTGGTGGTGGCCGGTCGTCATCGCCGCCCTCGCGGTGCTGGTCCTGCTCGCCCTGTGGTGGCTGACGGCGAACCTTCGCCGGCGCCGCCTCACCGAGGTCCTCGTCGACACCGGCGACGGCGAGGGCGCGCTGCTGCGGGGCCGCGCCCTGGCGGACGCCCTCGCGACCGAGGCCGCCGCCCAGGAGGGGGTGCAGCGCGCCCGTGTCCATCTGCGGGGCAGGCGCACCGCGCCCGAGACCCGGGTACGGCTCCGGTTGGAACCGCACGTGGACCCCGGGGCGGCGCTCGACACGTTCACCGAGGGGGCCCTCGCGCACGCCCGCAATTCGGCGGGCCTGGCGTCCCTGCCCGCGGAGGTCCGCCTCAGGGGTGTCAAGCACGGTGCGGAACGCGTCAGTTGA
- a CDS encoding DUF6286 domain-containing protein, protein MTESQGTDGATERLPVLEKTTGSGDYGQSSSAADYELPAPAGREGRFWSARRIPAALTALAVFVVAGFFLYDIVSVRAGRPGMRWRRELADQLAHRPLDDTWVLVGAGLVAVLGLWLLVLAATPGLRPVLPMRRTHADVRAGLHRDLAALVLRDRAMEVSGVQSVRVRVRRRKAEVRAVSHFRDLDEVRAELDATLTETVRGLGLSRKPALSVRVRKPGRKG, encoded by the coding sequence ATGACCGAGTCCCAGGGGACCGACGGCGCCACCGAGCGGCTGCCGGTCCTGGAGAAGACGACCGGGTCCGGCGACTACGGCCAGTCGTCGTCGGCGGCCGACTACGAACTCCCGGCCCCCGCCGGTCGCGAGGGCCGCTTCTGGTCGGCGCGCCGGATCCCCGCCGCGCTCACCGCGCTGGCGGTGTTCGTCGTCGCCGGCTTCTTCCTGTACGACATCGTCTCCGTGCGCGCCGGCCGGCCCGGCATGCGCTGGCGCCGGGAACTGGCCGACCAGCTGGCCCACCGCCCCCTCGACGACACCTGGGTGCTGGTCGGCGCGGGCCTGGTCGCCGTTCTCGGGCTGTGGCTGCTCGTCCTCGCGGCCACCCCGGGACTGCGGCCCGTCCTGCCGATGCGGCGCACCCACGCCGACGTCCGCGCCGGGCTGCACCGTGACCTCGCCGCGCTGGTCCTGCGCGACCGGGCGATGGAGGTCTCGGGCGTCCAGTCCGTACGGGTCCGGGTGCGCCGCCGCAAGGCCGAGGTCCGGGCCGTCTCGCACTTCCGCGACCTGGACGAGGTGCGCGCCGAGCTGGACGCCACGCTCACCGAGACCGTGCGAGGCCTGGGCCTGTCCCGGAAGCCCGCGCTGTCCGTGCGGGTGCGGAAACCGGGACGGAAGGGGTGA
- a CDS encoding Asp23/Gls24 family envelope stress response protein produces the protein MTAVSGGATEVRRPPAEIAPGERGSLRIADRVVAKIASQCAREAVGPPVPGAERPYANVVVAHDTVRARVHVELDHPTDIGARCAAVRRHVAERVSALVGMEVTEVAVHVERLHPAAARVAAQGRTR, from the coding sequence GTGACGGCCGTGAGCGGCGGTGCGACGGAGGTCCGCAGACCGCCGGCCGAGATCGCTCCCGGCGAGCGCGGCTCCCTGCGGATCGCCGACCGGGTCGTCGCGAAGATCGCCTCCCAGTGCGCCCGCGAGGCGGTCGGGCCGCCGGTCCCGGGCGCCGAACGCCCCTACGCCAACGTCGTCGTCGCCCACGACACCGTCCGCGCCCGGGTCCACGTCGAGCTCGACCACCCCACCGACATCGGCGCGCGCTGCGCGGCCGTGCGTCGCCATGTCGCCGAACGGGTAAGCGCGTTGGTGGGCATGGAGGTGACGGAGGTCGCCGTGCACGTCGAGCGGCTGCACCCGGCGGCCGCGCGTGTCGCGGCCCAGGGGAGGACGCGATGA
- a CDS encoding Asp23/Gls24 family envelope stress response protein, producing the protein MTEMTEQKIQGAGRGTDTGARGRTTIADGVVEKIAGMATRDVEGVHAMGSGLSRTFGAMRDRVPGGGTDKSVTRGVKAEVGEKQAALDLEIVVEYGVSIADVARDVRENVINAVERMTGLEVVEVNIAVTDVKLPDDEEEEPERRIQ; encoded by the coding sequence ATGACCGAGATGACGGAGCAGAAGATCCAGGGGGCCGGGCGCGGCACGGACACCGGTGCCCGGGGCAGGACCACCATCGCCGATGGTGTCGTGGAGAAGATCGCCGGAATGGCCACCCGCGACGTGGAGGGTGTGCACGCGATGGGCAGCGGCCTGTCGCGGACCTTCGGCGCGATGCGGGACCGGGTCCCCGGCGGCGGGACGGACAAGTCGGTCACCCGCGGGGTCAAGGCCGAGGTCGGTGAGAAGCAGGCCGCGCTCGACCTGGAGATCGTCGTCGAGTACGGCGTGTCGATCGCCGACGTCGCCCGTGACGTGCGCGAGAACGTGATCAACGCGGTGGAGCGGATGACCGGCCTCGAGGTCGTGGAGGTCAACATCGCGGTGACCGACGTGAAGCTGCCGGACGACGAGGAAGAGGAACCGGAGCGCCGCATCCAGTGA
- a CDS encoding nucleopolyhedrovirus P10 family protein: MTTADRLQRAVRRQTGLGRLLPLGGARDGAWIFERAAEAVLRRAAEPVRGARLGALRIGPAGPGGTAEPVVPPPPSALPPGPLRITAECAAAGAEPLPVTADRLRAALSAASDHLGLTVTEVDLRVTALFDEDGGDKGPASARASEPVPPARPANPDEERVTAVALAVPGVTGLTGALGRSVHIETRQNGTALPHRHVRVELAVAADHRAVEVAREVRERVGRALADRPTVAVVVTSAG, encoded by the coding sequence ATGACGACGGCGGATCGGTTGCAGCGGGCGGTGCGGCGCCAGACCGGACTCGGACGGCTGCTGCCGCTGGGCGGCGCGCGCGACGGCGCGTGGATCTTCGAGAGGGCGGCCGAGGCGGTGCTGCGGCGCGCGGCGGAGCCGGTGCGCGGTGCCCGGCTGGGCGCGCTGCGGATCGGGCCGGCCGGTCCGGGCGGCACCGCCGAGCCGGTCGTGCCGCCCCCGCCGAGCGCCCTGCCGCCGGGGCCGCTGCGGATCACGGCGGAGTGCGCGGCGGCCGGCGCCGAGCCGCTGCCGGTCACGGCGGACCGGCTGCGCGCGGCGCTGTCGGCCGCCTCGGATCACCTCGGTCTGACGGTGACCGAGGTCGATCTGCGGGTGACGGCCCTCTTCGACGAGGACGGCGGTGACAAAGGCCCGGCGTCCGCCCGGGCGTCCGAGCCGGTGCCCCCGGCGCGGCCCGCGAACCCCGACGAGGAGCGCGTCACGGCCGTCGCCCTGGCGGTGCCCGGGGTCACCGGGCTGACCGGCGCGCTGGGCCGTTCGGTGCACATCGAGACGCGGCAGAACGGAACGGCCCTGCCGCACCGGCATGTGCGTGTCGAGCTGGCGGTCGCGGCGGACCACCGGGCCGTCGAGGTGGCCCGGGAGGTGCGCGAGCGGGTGGGCCGGGCCCTCGCCGACCGGCCGACGGTGGCCGTGGTGGTCACCTCCGCCGGCTGA
- a CDS encoding enoyl-CoA hydratase/isomerase family protein, translating into MASPDQELAPLLDKDNVRLTVDGAIATVTLTNPAKRNAQSPAMWRTLAEAGRVLPGSVRVVVLRGEGQSFSAGLDRAMFTPEGIEGEPSFIDLARSSDGELDAAIAGYQEAFTWWRRNDLVSIAAVQGHAIGAGFQLALACDVRVVADDVQFAMRETSLGLVPDLTGTHPLVGLVGYGRALEICVTGRFVSAEEAVTSGLANLAVPADQLDDAVRDLAGAIVAAPRDAVVETKALLRGATDRTYDEQRGAERAAQARRLRDLAGLGE; encoded by the coding sequence ATGGCTTCGCCCGACCAGGAACTCGCTCCCCTGCTCGACAAGGACAACGTCCGGCTCACCGTCGACGGCGCGATCGCGACGGTGACCCTGACCAACCCGGCCAAGCGCAACGCGCAGAGCCCCGCCATGTGGCGGACGCTCGCCGAGGCCGGGCGCGTCCTGCCGGGCAGCGTGCGGGTCGTCGTGCTGCGCGGTGAGGGCCAGTCCTTCTCCGCCGGGCTCGACCGCGCCATGTTCACGCCCGAGGGGATCGAGGGCGAACCCTCCTTCATCGACCTCGCGCGCAGCAGCGACGGCGAGCTCGACGCCGCGATCGCGGGCTACCAGGAGGCGTTCACCTGGTGGCGGCGCAACGACCTGGTGTCCATCGCCGCCGTGCAGGGACACGCCATCGGGGCGGGCTTCCAGCTCGCGCTCGCCTGTGACGTGCGCGTCGTCGCCGACGACGTGCAGTTCGCCATGCGCGAGACCAGCCTCGGGCTGGTTCCCGACCTGACCGGCACGCATCCGCTCGTCGGGCTCGTCGGCTACGGCCGTGCGCTGGAGATCTGTGTGACGGGCCGCTTCGTGTCGGCCGAGGAGGCCGTGACCAGCGGGCTCGCCAACCTCGCCGTGCCCGCGGACCAGCTCGACGACGCCGTACGGGATCTGGCCGGGGCGATCGTCGCCGCGCCCCGGGACGCCGTCGTGGAGACCAAGGCGCTGCTGCGCGGCGCCACCGACCGCACCTACGACGAGCAGCGCGGCGCCGAGCGGGCCGCGCAGGCCCGCCGTCTGCGGGACCTGGCCGGCCTCGGAGAGTGA
- a CDS encoding helix-turn-helix domain-containing protein: MAETLKKGSRVTGAARDKLAADLKKKYDSGASIRALAEETGRSYGFVHRMLSESGVTLRGRGGATRGKKAASS, encoded by the coding sequence GTGGCCGAGACTCTGAAGAAGGGCAGCCGGGTGACCGGCGCCGCGCGCGACAAGCTCGCGGCAGACCTGAAGAAAAAGTACGACTCCGGTGCGAGCATCCGGGCACTGGCCGAGGAGACCGGCCGCTCGTATGGCTTCGTCCACCGGATGCTCAGCGAATCGGGCGTCACGCTGCGTGGGCGTGGCGGGGCGACGCGAGGCAAGAAGGCCGCATCGTCCTGA
- the abc-f gene encoding ribosomal protection-like ABC-F family protein codes for MISATGIELRAGARVLIESATFRVAKGDRIGLVGRNGAGKTTLTKCLAGEGIPAAGQITRSGEVGYLPQDPRTGDLDVLARDRILSARGLDVLIRKMRDNEQRIANGKGATREKALKQYERQETEFLTKGGYSAEAEAATIAAALNLPDRVLGQPLHTLSGGQRRRIELARILFSDADTLLLDEPTNHLDADSIVWLRDYLKTYRGGFIVISHDVDLVETVVNKVFYLDANRAQIDVYNMGWKLYQQQREADEKRRKRERQNAEKKAAALNAQADKMRAKATKTVAAQNMARRAERLLSGLEEVRQSDKVAKLRFPEPAPCGKTPLTAEGLSKSYGSLEIFTDVDLAIDKGSRVVILGLNGAGKTTLLRLLAGVEQPDTGAVIPGHGLKVGYYAQEHETLDPDRTVLENMRSAAPDMDLVEVRKVLGSFLFSGDDVDKPAGVLSGGEKTRLALATLVVSSANVLLLDEPTNNLDPASREEILGALRTYKGAVVLVTHDEGAVEALQPERIILLPDGVEDLWGAGYADLVALA; via the coding sequence GTGATCTCCGCCACCGGTATCGAGCTGCGCGCCGGCGCGCGCGTCCTCATCGAGTCCGCGACCTTCCGGGTCGCCAAGGGTGACCGCATCGGCCTCGTCGGCCGCAACGGCGCGGGCAAGACGACCCTCACCAAGTGCCTGGCCGGTGAGGGCATCCCCGCCGCCGGACAGATCACCCGCTCGGGCGAGGTCGGCTACCTCCCGCAGGACCCCCGCACCGGCGACCTCGACGTCCTCGCCCGCGACCGGATCCTCTCCGCCCGCGGCCTCGACGTGCTGATCCGCAAGATGCGCGACAACGAACAGCGCATCGCCAACGGCAAGGGCGCCACCCGCGAGAAGGCCCTCAAGCAGTACGAGCGCCAGGAGACGGAGTTCCTCACCAAGGGCGGCTACTCCGCCGAGGCCGAGGCCGCCACCATCGCCGCCGCGCTCAACCTCCCCGACCGGGTGCTCGGCCAGCCGCTGCACACCCTCTCCGGTGGTCAGCGCCGCCGTATCGAGCTCGCCCGCATCCTCTTCTCGGACGCCGACACCCTGCTCCTCGACGAGCCGACCAACCACCTCGACGCCGACTCGATCGTCTGGCTGCGGGACTACCTGAAGACGTACCGCGGCGGCTTCATCGTGATCTCCCACGACGTCGACCTGGTCGAGACGGTCGTGAACAAGGTGTTCTACCTGGACGCCAACCGCGCCCAGATCGACGTCTACAACATGGGCTGGAAGCTCTACCAGCAGCAGCGCGAGGCGGACGAGAAGCGCCGCAAGCGCGAGCGCCAGAACGCCGAGAAGAAGGCCGCCGCGCTCAACGCCCAGGCCGACAAGATGCGTGCCAAGGCCACCAAGACGGTCGCCGCCCAGAACATGGCCCGCCGCGCCGAGCGCCTGCTGTCCGGTCTGGAGGAGGTCCGCCAGTCCGACAAGGTCGCCAAGCTGCGCTTCCCCGAGCCCGCCCCCTGCGGCAAGACCCCGCTCACCGCCGAGGGCCTGTCGAAGTCGTACGGCTCCCTGGAGATCTTCACCGACGTCGACCTGGCCATCGACAAGGGCTCCCGCGTGGTCATCCTCGGCCTCAACGGCGCCGGCAAGACCACCCTGCTCCGGCTGCTCGCCGGGGTGGAGCAGCCGGACACCGGCGCGGTCATCCCCGGTCACGGGCTCAAGGTCGGCTACTACGCCCAGGAGCACGAGACCCTGGACCCCGACCGCACCGTCCTGGAGAACATGCGCTCGGCGGCCCCCGACATGGACCTCGTCGAGGTCCGCAAGGTGCTCGGCTCGTTCCTGTTCTCCGGCGACGACGTCGACAAGCCCGCCGGCGTGCTCTCCGGCGGCGAGAAGACCCGGCTGGCCCTCGCCACCCTGGTCGTCTCCTCGGCGAACGTCCTGCTGCTCGACGAGCCCACGAACAACCTCGACCCGGCCAGCCGTGAGGAGATCCTCGGCGCGCTGCGCACGTACAAGGGCGCGGTCGTCCTCGTCACCCACGACGAGGGCGCCGTCGAGGCCCTGCAGCCGGAGCGGATCATCCTGCTGCCCGACGGCGTCGAGGACCTGTGGGGCGCCGGCTACGCGGATCTCGTCGCCCTCGCTTGA
- a CDS encoding VOC family protein, which produces MAGTGGGRPGISPTLLYTDAKAAVEQLTNAFGFTALAVYEGDDGKVVHAELAQGDGVVMLGSRGTGSAFDRAMKGAGPAGVYVVVDDVDAHHRRAVEHGAEILMPPTDQDYGGRDYMARDLEGNVWSFGTYVPGTPG; this is translated from the coding sequence ATGGCGGGTACGGGCGGTGGGCGTCCGGGCATCAGCCCGACGCTGCTCTACACGGACGCCAAGGCGGCGGTCGAACAGCTCACGAACGCCTTCGGGTTCACCGCGCTCGCGGTGTACGAGGGCGACGACGGCAAGGTCGTGCACGCCGAACTGGCGCAGGGCGACGGGGTGGTGATGCTGGGCTCCCGGGGCACCGGCAGCGCCTTCGACCGGGCGATGAAGGGCGCGGGCCCGGCCGGGGTGTACGTCGTCGTGGACGACGTCGACGCACACCACCGGCGGGCCGTGGAGCACGGCGCCGAGATCCTGATGCCCCCGACCGACCAGGACTACGGCGGCCGGGACTACATGGCCCGGGATCTGGAGGGCAACGTCTGGAGTTTCGGCACCTACGTCCCCGGGACGCCCGGCTGA
- a CDS encoding alpha/beta hydrolase family protein — translation MRTVRTTAAAVTVALAAGAASVAAGRLASGAALTAPPGRPLPTEPRLTVHATAPGQIALTRDLASLRPGTYGLAGDGSHAVVGPVLETARHTADTVVRRLERVTHGDLKPGDSVWLTPNVYVGNPGATLGLDHADIDIPGELGSLPAWFVPGARGTWIIAVHGLGTTREHAMNLMRPLHARHVPVLALAYRGDLGAPRSPDGLNHLGETEWRDVDAAIRYAVRYGARKVVLLGWSTGATMALRAAARSSLRDRVAGLVLDSPVLSWETTLRALAAARHTPSVLLPLAVRAAQGRANLTADRSGTDALDGVTVPTVVFHGPGDRVAPWTLSRRLARAHPGLVTLHTVRDAPHAAMWNADPEFYEESLRRFLTPLV, via the coding sequence GTGCGCACTGTCCGAACGACGGCCGCAGCCGTCACCGTGGCCCTGGCCGCCGGCGCCGCGAGCGTCGCCGCCGGGCGGCTCGCCAGCGGCGCCGCCCTGACGGCACCGCCCGGCCGCCCGCTGCCCACCGAACCCCGGCTCACCGTGCACGCCACGGCCCCCGGGCAGATCGCCCTCACCCGCGACCTGGCCTCGCTGCGCCCCGGCACCTACGGTCTGGCCGGTGACGGCTCGCACGCCGTCGTCGGGCCGGTCCTCGAGACGGCGCGGCACACCGCCGACACCGTCGTCCGGCGCCTGGAGCGCGTCACCCACGGCGACCTCAAGCCCGGCGACAGCGTCTGGCTCACCCCCAACGTGTACGTCGGCAACCCCGGCGCCACCCTCGGCCTCGACCACGCCGACATCGACATCCCCGGCGAACTCGGTTCGCTGCCCGCCTGGTTCGTGCCCGGCGCCCGGGGCACCTGGATCATCGCGGTGCACGGCCTGGGCACCACCCGCGAACACGCCATGAACCTCATGCGGCCCCTGCACGCCCGCCATGTCCCGGTGCTCGCCCTCGCCTACCGCGGCGACCTCGGCGCGCCCCGCTCCCCGGACGGCCTGAACCACCTCGGCGAGACCGAGTGGCGCGACGTCGACGCCGCGATCCGCTACGCCGTCCGCTACGGCGCCCGCAAGGTCGTCCTGCTCGGCTGGTCCACCGGCGCCACCATGGCGCTGCGCGCCGCCGCCCGCTCCAGCCTGCGCGACCGGGTCGCCGGGCTCGTCCTGGACTCCCCGGTGCTCAGCTGGGAGACCACGCTGCGCGCCCTGGCCGCCGCCCGGCACACCCCGAGCGTCCTGCTGCCCCTCGCCGTCCGCGCCGCCCAGGGCCGCGCGAACCTCACCGCCGACCGCTCCGGCACCGACGCCCTCGACGGCGTCACCGTGCCCACCGTCGTCTTCCACGGTCCCGGCGACCGGGTCGCCCCCTGGACCCTGTCCCGCCGCCTGGCCCGCGCCCACCCCGGCCTGGTCACCCTGCACACCGTGCGGGACGCACCGCACGCCGCCATGTGGAACGCCGACCCGGAGTTCTACGAGGAGTCGCTGCGCCGCTTCCTGACCCCGCTGGTCTGA
- a CDS encoding class II aldolase/adducin family protein: MAEERWEQGDAREPRDEEVPDRRTVRPEEAAAWEALVATARRTVAEGLVVGTSGNVSVRVGDTVLVTPSGVPYDRLTPRDVTGVDLDGRQVLGTLVPTSELPMHLAVHGATDARAVVHTHAVHATAVSTLVTELPLIHYMAAALGGPVRVAPYATYGTRELAENMLRALTGRTACLLGNHGTVAHGATLDQAYDRTAQLEWMCRVWLTASSVPGLTPALLSEDQVAEVGERLKGYGQRG, translated from the coding sequence ATGGCTGAGGAACGGTGGGAGCAGGGGGACGCACGGGAACCGCGGGACGAGGAGGTTCCGGACCGGCGCACGGTGCGGCCCGAGGAGGCGGCGGCCTGGGAGGCCCTGGTCGCGACGGCCCGCCGGACCGTCGCCGAGGGCCTCGTGGTCGGCACCTCCGGGAACGTCTCCGTCCGCGTCGGGGACACCGTGCTGGTCACACCGTCCGGCGTGCCCTACGACCGGCTCACACCCCGGGACGTCACGGGCGTCGACCTCGACGGCCGGCAGGTGCTCGGCACGCTGGTGCCGACCAGCGAGCTGCCCATGCACCTGGCCGTCCACGGCGCCACCGACGCCCGCGCGGTCGTGCACACCCACGCCGTCCACGCGACGGCCGTCTCGACCCTCGTCACCGAGCTCCCGCTGATCCACTACATGGCCGCCGCCCTCGGCGGACCCGTCCGGGTCGCCCCCTACGCGACGTACGGCACGCGCGAGTTGGCCGAGAACATGCTGCGGGCCCTCACCGGCCGCACCGCCTGCCTCCTGGGCAACCACGGCACCGTCGCCCACGGCGCCACCCTGGACCAGGCGTACGACCGCACGGCCCAGCTGGAGTGGATGTGCCGCGTCTGGCTCACGGCCTCCTCGGTCCCCGGCCTGACCCCGGCCCTCCTCTCCGAGGACCAGGTGGCGGAGGTGGGGGAGCGGCTGAAGGGGTACGGGCAGCGGGGCTGA